A genomic stretch from Styela clava chromosome 5, kaStyClav1.hap1.2, whole genome shotgun sequence includes:
- the LOC144422931 gene encoding uncharacterized protein LOC144422931 — MDQSSESPCGICFKNCAEGSHSILCEICGNWFHGTCEKLKEESIMELGNLSQASYICRKCSSEDDGSFDFLTALHRLRRSAKKNWGIFCACTIREKHIMPYFISHEKDITKYHTSTDRHSLDILRKHGLEKGKRPLKTTADGNCLFNAVSLLLNDSEDMANELRTRTCIEMVNNEDEYIQSDMGRVVCHVSPDYREACVDCTRIGAFSSAWTIMALSNIIKRQVNMLYPPVNGTRDLYPKFLSNCIKPREIVGVDLWIMWTTTELTMTSDWIPNHFVPLVEETEFNPGALHSTPVKEALNTIPDSPGVTPFKFGKLNFDETSSDTSIGFDQINFEFGWDISDDSDDSADAFEPKKMRATTPITTSSPSTAFESSNDEREIQLSGRFLAPNELYTTMLAEVIAEKEIPTGPKSNIGFVVQLGKNNKRNFVPDDCGAWCGVKAGSTRAYFLIEENGNLKFVRKDKDGFYKEKKSGGKFMKEHVRPMPDTQDILILHRVYSKLKANTNYRKRVSWFRGYDGSCIGEGKAVVEYLGAFPKQPMPPHGNTKRNKREYVRTPPGVVKNIDDHVQSRMSTREIYKKMIGEDSIHAPRDYRQVRYRKMHAKKDSWGTEGSRTFADGVLDVLSMVQTDDFVREAAVIKGSPPCVILYTNNQLADLKRIASTTSDKTILGVDRTFNLGACYATIIVYKQSKVVRNSTGENPIFLGPIYLHWDGKFTTYCHFFSHLSSRISTTAFTSEIRIGSDNEFALTKALDKCFPGVQRFLCTRHLIQNVQRLLRTKGSISEESKKMLLSSLFGDDGIARAVSNEEFETKSVECKRLISKFPEDIKRYITAQIMPLLAEYVFKPRNGLMQKALWTNNNSESMNNLIKVDIDWKPQKLPQLIKKFKDHAILQYTDMRRAIHGRGNYSLSSRFKKYSYSNAVWREMGEGQKEKIFQKLIFEKDRSHIPLENEMEEVSNPAFLCPRKSHIARKPGQKKGTRAERAAKK, encoded by the exons ATGGATCAATCCAGTGAATCACCATGCGGCATATGCTTTAAGAATTGTGCCGAAGGAAGCCACAGCATTTTATGCGAAATATGTGGAAACTGGTTCCACGGCACCTGcgagaaattgaaagaagaatCTATCATGGAACTTGGGAACCTCTCGCAAGCATCGTATATATGCAGAAAGTGCTCTTCGGAAGACGATGGTTCATTCGACTTCTTGACTGCACTCCATCGCTTACGCAGA AGTGCCAAGAAGAATTGGGGCATTTTTTGTGCATGTACAATCAGGGAAAAGCATATCATGCCATATTTCATAAGTCATGAAAAAGATATCACCAAGTACCATACATCCACTGATCGTCACTCACTGGACATATTGCGAAAGCATGGACTGGAGAAAGGCAAACGCCCACTTAAGACTACAGCAGATGGTAATTGTCTTTTCAACGCAGTGTCGTTGCTTCTGAATGATTCTGAAGATATGGCTAATGAGCTTCGGACAAGAACTTGCATCGAAATGGTCAATAATGAAGACGAATACATTCAGTCTGATATGGGGAGAGTTGTTTGTCATGTGTCCCCGGACTACCGCGAAGCCTGTGTCGACTGTACTCGTATTGGTGCTTTTTCTTCAGCTTGGACAATAATGGCACTCTCTAACATCATTAAAAGACAAGTGAACATGCTGTACCCCCCTGTTAATGGGACAAGGGACTTATATCCAAAGTTTCTCAGCAATTGCATCAAGCCTAGAGAAATAGTTGGCGTAGATCTGTGGATTATGTGGACAACAACAGAACTGACGATGACTTCTGACTGGATTCCAAATCACTTTGTACCACTTGTTGAAGAAACTGAATTTAATCCTGGTGCTCTCCATTCTACCCCAGTAAAGGAGGCTTTGAATACTATTCCTGACTCTCCAGGCGTTACCccattcaaatttggaaaactcaattttgatgaAACCAGTTCTGATACTAGCATCGGTTTTGACcagattaattttgaatttggtTGGGATATCAGTGACGACAGCGATGACTCTGCTGATGCGTTCGAGCCAAAAAAGATGAGGGCTACCACACCAATTACCACATCAAGTCCATCTACTGCTTTCGAATCATCAAATGATGAGCGTGAAATACAATTGAGTGGCAGATTTCTTGCACCCAATGAACTTTACACAACTATGCTGGCAGAGGTTATTGCTGAAAAAGAAATCCCCACTGGTCCGAAAAGCAACATTGGATTCGTGGTACAGTTGGGAAAAAATAACAAGAGGAATTTTGTTCCAGATGATTGTGGCGCGTGGTGTGGTGTAAAAGCAGGGTCTACCAGAGCATATTTCCTCATTGAAGAAAATGGCAACCTGAAATTCGTCAGAAAAGATAAAGATGGCTTCTACAAAGAGAAAAAGTCCGGGGGAAAATTCATGAAAGAGCATGTACGGCCAATGCCCGACACCCAAGATATCCTAATTCTTCATAGAGTTTACAGCAAACTAAAGGCTAACACGAACtatcgaaaacgggtgtcctggtTTCGTGGTTACGATGGTTCCTGCATCGGTGAAGGGAAAGCTGTCGTTGAATACCTGGGAGCTTTTCCGAAACAGCCCATGCCTCCCCATGGAAATACAAAACGAAACAAGCGTGAGTATGTAAGAACACCTCCTGGAGTTGTAAAAAACATCGATGATCATGTGCAGTCGAGGATGTCCACAAGGGAAATCTATAAGAAAATGATTGGCGAAGATTCGATTCATGCCCCGAGGGACTATCGACAAGTGAGATATAGGAAAATGCATGCCAAAAAAGACAGTTGGGGTACAGAGGGTTCACGCACTTTCGCTGATGGGGTTCTTGATGTGCTAAGCATGGTACAGACAGATGACTTCGTGCGAGAGGCAGCGGTAATCAAAGGTTCCCCACCCTGTGTGATTTTGTATACCAACAATCAGCTCGCTGATCTCAAGCGAATAGCTTCAACAACAAGTGACAAAACAATTTTGGGTGTTGATCGCACGTTTAACCTTGGTGCCTGTTATGCCACTATAATAGTGTACAAGCAGTCGAAAGTTGTAAGAAATAGCACTGGTGAAAATCCTATATTTTTGGGCCCAATTTACCTCCACTGGGATGGAAAATTCACGACATATTGTCACTTTTTCTCTCACTTGAGCTCCAGGATATCAACCACTGCTTTCACTTCGGAAATTAGGATTGGAAGTGACAACGAGTTTGCTTTAACAAAAGCTCTTGACAAGTGTTTTCCGGGAGTTCAGCGGTTTCTATGCACACGACACTTGATCCAAAATGTGCAGCGTTTGTTGCGGACAAAGGGGTCGATTTCCGAAGAGTCGAAAAAAATGCTGTTATCCTCTCTTTTCGGGGATGATGGAATTGCCAGAGCAGTTTCAAATGAGGAATTTGAAACCAAATCTGTCGAATGCAAAAGGCTTATTTCAAAGTTCCCCGAAGATATCAAGAGGTATATAACTGCACAGATTATGCCTCTGCTTGCAGAGTACGTTTTCAAACCGAGGAATGGGCTAATGCAAAAAGCGCTGTGGACCAACAACAATTCTGAGTCGATGAACAACCTCATAAAAGTTGACATTGATTGGAAGCCACAAAAGCTGCCTCAActaatcaaaaaatttaaagacCATGCTATTTTGCAGTACACAGACATGCGGAGAGCCATTCACGGCAGGGGCAATTATTCCCTAAGTTCAAGGTTCAAAAAGTATTCCTACAGCAATGCAGTATGGCGAGAGATGGGAGAGGGCcaaaaagagaaaatatttcaaaaattaatttttgaaaaagacCGTTCCCATATTCCCCTTGAAAACGAAATGGAAGAAGTGTCGAACCCAGCATTTCTTTGTCCAAGAAAATCGCACATTGCCAGAAAGCCGGGACAAAAGAAGGGAACTAGGGCCGAAAGAGCAGCAAAAAAGTAG